A genome region from Ctenopharyngodon idella isolate HZGC_01 chromosome 5, HZGC01, whole genome shotgun sequence includes the following:
- the si:dkey-245n4.2 gene encoding uncharacterized protein si:dkey-245n4.2, with translation MDAIWRGFCTFVLTTLVFEEVTGLMIRNEELRKCVQVNEGQVSSRLTLQECRADLALQEWHWNPETRSLSNPQTGGCLTAPQIHEQESVWLQACSSEEEDREGQTWSCSKKGLLTLHGKGLHLSVRHDSSKVFLSKDRGKGSKWRTMANQTVCEETDSTHHGQNVLQESQQTLSTGPRILTQIRYWHSGNNGQTSQIKSTEATRTSEVLAEPQSSVEPGGPSVNVFTTDYGTGWKMTMLLLSSFALLLGLVILTLNIYQNRRKKTVVVLKSYTPTGEASQPGSPVPSERAPLTRHPMKPAQSPSIQRGEILVEWKDGTITPLFETYLTD, from the exons ATGGATGCCATTTGGAGAGGATTCTGCACGTTTGTTCTCACAACACTTGTTTTTGAAG AAGTTACAGGACTCATGATCAGGAATGAAGAGCTGAGAAAGTGTGTACAGGTAAATGAAGGTCAAGTCAGCAGCAGGTTAACCCTGCAAGAGTGCAGGGCAGATTTAGCTCTGCAAGAGTGGCACTGGAACCCAGAGACACGCTCTCTCAGCAACCCGCAGACCGGAGGGTGTCTAACTGCACCCCAGATCCATGAGCAAGAGAGTGTTTGGCTACAAGCTTGCAGCTCTGAGGAGGAGGATCGCGAGGGCCAGACCTGGAGCTGCTCTAAAAAGGGTCTCCTGACATTACACGGCAAGGGTCTGCATCTGAGCGTACGTCACGATTCCTCCAAGGTCTTCCTTTCTAAAGATCGTGGGAAAGGCAGCAAGTGGAGGACAATGGCTAATCAAACGGTATGCGAGGAGACTGACAGCACACATCACGGCCAGAATGTGTTGCAAGAGTCTCAGCAAACACTTTCAACTGGACCCCGAATCCTCACTCAAATTCGCTATTGGCATT ctGGGAATAATGGCCAGACCTCCCAAATAAAGTCCACTGAAGCAACACGGACTTCAGAGGTATTGGCTGAACCTCAAAGTAGCGTAGAGCCTGGGGGACCTTCTGTTAATGTTTTTACAACAGACTATG gaACAGGCTGGAAAATGACAATGTTGCTTCTAAGCAGTTTTGCCCTGTTACTTGGGCTTGTGATCCTTACTCTTAACATTTACCAGAACAG GAGGAAGAAGACTGTTGTGGTGCTGAAATCGTACACTCCGACAGGAGAAGCCAGTCAGCCAGGTTCTCCGGTGCCTAGTGAGAGAGCCCCTCTAACCCGACACCCTATGAAACCTGCTCAGTCCCCCTCTATCCAGCGAGGCGAGATCCTTGTTGAATGGAAAGATGGAACAATCACCCCACTGTTTGAAACATATCTAACTGACTAA